ATTCCCCGAGCGGCAGTACTGCTGGGAGTCACTACCGGACAACTCAAACGCTTGGTTAACGAAGGCAAGCTTGATCCGGCCGGTTATTATGATAAGGATTTAAAATCAGGGCATTTTTTCAAGCGGAGAGATATTGAAGAATTACAAAAAAGCCTGCCGGAAATCTTATCAAGTTGGAATTCCATTGAAAAAAATAGTGCCGACAATTCTGGACACCATGGGATAAAAAAGTACCCGGCTAAAAAAAGGCCTTTACGCCGCGAAAAACCCACACCTGACAATGAGCGCCAGTTACATTTGGACCGTTTTCAAATTGAAGCAGTCGAGGCGCTCCGCGCTGGTCATTCTGTCCTGTTATCGGCGCCTACCGGCAACGGGAAAACCCTTGTGGCGGAAATACTGGCCAGAGATCTGATGGCTGCAGGCAGTGGAATGGTATATACTTCACCATTAAAGGCCCTTTCTAACCAGAAATACAGAGATTTCAAAGAAACATTTGGTTTGGACTATGTCGGGCTTGTCACCGGGGATATTAGCGTGAATCCCGGCGCCCCCCTGCTAATCATGACTACAGAAATTTTTAGAAACTGGTGTCTGGGTGAACCTGAACAATTAAAAAAAACAACATATGTTGTTTTTGATGAGATTCATTACCTTGACGACAGCGAACGGGGCACTACCTGGGAAGAAAGCATCCTGTTCGCCCCGCAGCATATTAAGCTATTGGGCTTGTCCGCAACGGTACCTAATATTGAGGAAATTGCCGAATGGATTAGCTCGGTGCGGCGTGAAAAAGTGACTATCATCGAAGAAAAAAAGAGACAAGTACCTTTGAAAATAAATTGGGTGACGCCAAATGGACAAATAGTTGAGGAAAACGAGGCAAAGCAAGAAGTCGATGAACTTGCTGAATACCTGAAAGCATTTCATAACAGAAGACATTGGGCGGAGGAGTGAGCAAGACGGAACTGCCGGAATTATCATGCAGTAGAATTGTTGAACTGATCCAAGACAAACTGCCGGCCCTTTTTTTCGTATTCAGCCGGGGCCGGACAGAAATTCTTGCGCAGGATTTAAGCCGGGAATGGGATTTTCTTGATCCCGAGGAGAAAAGCGACGCGAGAAAAATAATCAACGCCGCTGAATCTGAATATCCCGGTACGTTTAGCGGGCCGGGCTGGCACATATTAAAGCGGTTGCTATATCAGGGAATAGCCTATCATCACGCGGGCATGTTGCCGCCGGTCAAGTACCTGGTGGAAAACCTTTATTCCAAGCGTTTAATCTTTGTGGTGTTCTGCACGGAAACTTTTGCCGCCGGGGTCAATTTCCCTGCTGCCAGCGCCATATTTGATTCGACCAGAAAATGGGACGGCCATGATTTCCGTATCCTGCAAAACAGGGAATTCTACCAGATGGCCGGGCGGGCGGGACGGCGCGGCTTTGATCAGGTCGGTCACGCCGTTATCCGTATTGACAGTCGCTTTCCTGAACAAACCGGTTTTTTTGACGAGAAATTCGTTGAACCGGTTTCAGGCAGGCTGATTATCTCGCCAAACACTGTTCTCAGTCTATTAAGATATAAGTCTGATACAGAGATTGGACGGTTTTTAAATGACAACTTTAAAACATTCCAAACCAGGAAAAGGGAAAAAGAACTTGCAGATCAAATTAAACTATCTAAGGAACTCATCGTGGAATTAACATCAAGTCTATGCCGTGACACTTTAACTCTCAAATGTCCGATCGAGAGGGCAAGAGCGCACAGGCGGCTGAAGCATTCCCGCCGGCGCGGAGGTAACAAGGAAAAAGAATTGCTAAAAAGACAGCTCGCCTCATTCACCCCGAGGAAGTGCCGGGAAACAGACAAATGCCGTTCAAATGCTGAAAAGTTGAACAAGTTAAAAATTCATATTAACTTGCTTTATCAGGAATATAAGTCTGTTACGGAGCAAGTTGATTCAACCTTCAGAGAATATGGCGAGGTTCGTGATATACTTGAAAATTTGGGCTACGTGAAAAATAGGGAATTTTTCCCGCGTGGTTTATTTGCGCTTGAACTGCACGTGCAGGAAATATTTGTTACCGAGCTGGCTTTTTCCGGAATTATTGAAGATGCCGACCCGGCTGAAGTTGCGGCTGTGTTGGCAGGCGTCGAGTTTGTCCCCGGTAAAAACACGCGGGCTACCTGGCTGGACATTCCCGCCTTGCGGGAAGCTTCTCAAATAAGATGGGAATTGCTCAGCATGGGTGTCCCGGAAAGATTCTGCGTCTGGTCGGATTTACCTGGCGCGCTTGCTTACGCATGGTACAACGGCGCTAGTTTTAACGAGTTGCTGGAAATGTCAACTTTTCAACCAGGAGACGTGTTTTCCATCTTCAGGAGGGAAATTGACCTCCTCCGCCAGATTGAACGCGCGGCTGGGGACAACTTATCTATAGCGGAGAGAGTGAGGGCAATCCGGGGACGATTGGACCGGGAAGAAGTCGCCCTCTGTTTTTAATCATGAGTAATTCCATATTGGTATATCGCTTATATGATACAGCTGAAGAAATCAATCTCCACCGTGTGGAAGAAATCCTTTCCCAGGAACACCAGACCTCAAGAATGCGCCTTTCACGGATTAGACCCAAGTCAATCCAGTTCAAAAATCCGCCTGTGGCGGTGGACTTGGGAGAAATCCCGGTAACGCTCTGCAGCCGGACTTATAAAGCACAGTTTACGGGTAAGATCTATGATCTCGGTGTAATTGTAATTATCATGCGTTTACCCCTGCCGTCAGAAATTAAATATGAGGATATAAAAAACCTTTCTATTGAGCTTTATAATTCAGAAACAATAGAACCTGTTTTTTTAAAACAACTCTCCAATATCAGGAATATTCTCTCAACTGCTTTGATCAAAGAAGCATTTAGCGGGTTTGTAGAAGATTTTACTATTTTTTACTTTAGAGAATGGGATGAAACTTGGGATCCCGTACCATTGCTCCTGGCCGAAGCCGAACCGGTCAGCAAGGAAGTGCGCCGCGAAACCCTGCGCAACTCTTTTTCCTACGGCTTGGAGGATCTTACTATAATTACGTGGGATTCCGCCCTGGTTTATGACTCCACAGGGAGCACCGACATACCCGACCTGCTTGAGTTCGCCAATTCTCAGCTTCTTGAATTAAGATATTACGATAGTCTACTGACCGTTGAAATGGAAAATATGTACGATGCCATCGAGGAAGCGGAAAAACTGACCAGCTTCAGGCGCCTGAACCATTACCGGCGGATCATGAACCAGTTGATGGAGTTGATCGTAGACGTCACTGAAATCACAGAAAGAATTGACAATTCCCTAAAAGTAACCGAGGATGTCTTTTACGCCCGTATTTATGGCACCGCTCTTTCTATCTTGCGTACAAAAAATTGGGCTGAGAGCATCAACAGGAAAATAACAATTATAACCCAAAGCTATACCATGCTGAGCAACAGGAATATTAATCAGCGCTCAGAACTTCTGGAGCTTGCCATTATATTCCTTATCCTTCTGGAAGTTTTCCTGGGTGTGTTTGGGCTCATGAAGTAAGTGAACAACGAATCCATATATTAACACTGCTGTCTTATTCCCATATTTCAATTTCCAGATCCTTAATCATCTGCAAGTCGTGCTCAATTCCTCTGCCGCTAGTGGTAAGGTAATTACCTACCATTAACCCGTTGACGCCTGCCAGAAGCGCGGTGGACTGCAGATCCCGCAAGGCGGCTTCCCTGCCGCCGGCTAGGCGGATGACCGCGCCGGGCAGGACCATCCTGAACATGGCCAGCGTCTGAAGCACTTCCAATGGCGCAGGAACGTGGCTGCCCCATAAAGGGGTACCTTTGATGGGGGTTAAGATATTTACCGGCACAGATGTTACATGCAGTTCCTTTAACTTGAAGGCCATTTCAACCCGCTGTCGCCAGCTTTCACCCAAACCAATAATTCCTCCCGCGCATATTTCCAACCCGGCCTTTCCCGCAGCACGGATCGTTTCGACTCTTTCATTAAATAAATGCGTAGTACATATTTTCGCATAGAAACTCCGGGAAGTTTCTATATTATGGTGATACCTGGTCACTCCGGCTTTTTTCAAAAGCACCGCTTGATCGTAATTGATTATTCCCAAAGAGGCGCACAAATTGAGGCTGGTCTTTTCCCTGAGAATTTCAAATATCGCAAGAATTTTATCAAAATCGCTATTTAAAATGCCTTTGCCGCTGGTAACCAGGGAAAAACGGCGGGCTCCTTCTGCCTCCATTTCTAATGCCTGTTCCAGGATTTCTTCT
This is a stretch of genomic DNA from Pelotomaculum isophthalicicum JI. It encodes these proteins:
- the bioB gene encoding biotin synthase BioB, whose protein sequence is MFDELVEKIKSGGEITFDEALAMGELTGERLNELFLAALLVTRHLHGNRVDLCSIMNVKSGRCSEDCIFCAQSGHYRTDIDVYSLLSEEEILEQALEMEAEGARRFSLVTSGKGILNSDFDKILAIFEILREKTSLNLCASLGIINYDQAVLLKKAGVTRYHHNIETSRSFYAKICTTHLFNERVETIRAAGKAGLEICAGGIIGLGESWRQRVEMAFKLKELHVTSVPVNILTPIKGTPLWGSHVPAPLEVLQTLAMFRMVLPGAVIRLAGGREAALRDLQSTALLAGVNGLMVGNYLTTSGRGIEHDLQMIKDLEIEIWE
- a CDS encoding helicase-related protein; this translates as MSKTELPELSCSRIVELIQDKLPALFFVFSRGRTEILAQDLSREWDFLDPEEKSDARKIINAAESEYPGTFSGPGWHILKRLLYQGIAYHHAGMLPPVKYLVENLYSKRLIFVVFCTETFAAGVNFPAASAIFDSTRKWDGHDFRILQNREFYQMAGRAGRRGFDQVGHAVIRIDSRFPEQTGFFDEKFVEPVSGRLIISPNTVLSLLRYKSDTEIGRFLNDNFKTFQTRKREKELADQIKLSKELIVELTSSLCRDTLTLKCPIERARAHRRLKHSRRRGGNKEKELLKRQLASFTPRKCRETDKCRSNAEKLNKLKIHINLLYQEYKSVTEQVDSTFREYGEVRDILENLGYVKNREFFPRGLFALELHVQEIFVTELAFSGIIEDADPAEVAAVLAGVEFVPGKNTRATWLDIPALREASQIRWELLSMGVPERFCVWSDLPGALAYAWYNGASFNELLEMSTFQPGDVFSIFRREIDLLRQIERAAGDNLSIAERVRAIRGRLDREEVALCF